In Passer domesticus isolate bPasDom1 chromosome 9, bPasDom1.hap1, whole genome shotgun sequence, a genomic segment contains:
- the LMCD1 gene encoding LIM and cysteine-rich domains protein 1 has product MSGSQPPGGRGVPCLRCRGLCAGFEPHSWRKICKSCKCSQEEHGLSSELDDDRKVGRLLAGSKYATLTARLKGGDGARIYKRNRMIVTNPNISGKDPTFDTITYEWAPPGLTQKLAMQYMELVPKELQPVAGTEGALQRRRRLARQLPLHDQDPAQCRGLAEAEQPLMQEFVRTYKAEALGVGEVALPGQAGGGKDEEKAQEKSIDPGRAPESPNGALESTAGHYRCEACQQPVPGDCPVVYAERAGYARQWHPACFVCCRCHEPLVDLIYFWRSGAAWCGRHYCESLRPRCAGCDEIIFSEDYQQVEGLAWHKQHFACLECETLLTGKAFALANASLLCTTCSQSRA; this is encoded by the exons ATGTCGGGGAGCCAGCCGCCGGGGGGAAGAGGCGTGCCCTGCTTGCGCTGCCGAGGGCTGTGCGCGGGCTTCGAGCCGCACTCCTGGAG GAAGATCTGCAAGTCGTGCAAGTGCAGCCAGGAGGAGCACGGGCTGAGCTCGGAGCTGGACGATGACCGCAAGGTCGGGCGGCTGCTGGCGGGCTCCAAGTACGCCACGCTGACGGCGCGGCTCAAGGGCGGCGACGGCGCCCGCATCTACAAGAGGAACCGCATGATCGTCACCAACCCCAACATCTCGGGCAAGGACCCCACCTTCGACACCATCACCTACGAGTGGGCTCCCCCCGGGCTCACCCAGAAGCTG GCCATGCAGTACATGGAGCTGGTCCCCAAGGAGCTGCAGCCGGTGGCGGGCACGGAGGGCGCCttgcagcggcggcggcggctggcGCGGCAGCTCCCGCTGCACGACCAGGACCCGGCGCAGTGCCGCGGCCTGGCCGAGGCCGAGCAGCCGCTCATGCAGGAGTTCGTCAGGACCTACAAGGCCGAGGCCCTGGGAGTTGGGGAGGTGGCGCTGCCGGGCCAGGCCGGCGGCGGGAAGGACGAGGAGAAGGCCCAGGAGAAGAGCATCGACCCCGGCAGAGCCCCCGAGTCACCCAACGGGGCCCTGGAGAGCACGGCCGGGCACTAC CGCTGCGAGGCGTGCCAGCAGCCGGTGCCCGGGGACTGCCCCGTGGTGTACGCCGAGCGCGCCGGCTACGCCCGCCAGTGGCACCCGGCCTGCTTCGTGTGCTGCCGCTGCCACGAGCCCCTCGTCGACCTCATCTACTTCTGGAGGAGCGGGGCTGCCTGGTGTGGGCGCCACTACTGCGAGAGCCTGCGGCCCCGCTGCGCCGGCTGCGACGAG ATCATCTTCTCGGAGGACTACCAGCAGGTGGAGGGGCTGGCCTGGCACAAACAGCACTTTGCCTGCCTGGAGTGTGAGACGCTGCTGACGGGCAAAGCCTTCGCCCTGGCCAACGCCAGCCTGCTGTGCACcacctgcagccagagcagggccTGA